The region ATGGCAGCCGGCGTTGGCGTGGACGTCGTGGACGGCGGGGTAACCGTGGTCCGGGGCGTGAGGGTCAGGCTACGCAGGGTGCTGAGGCTCCGGCTGGCGAGGAGTTTATTGTTGCGGCTCCGGGGTTTGAGGATTCGGTTGAACCGGCGTTCGACGGCGGATACGACATGGGGGCGAGTGCTGCTGAAGCTGAGGCTCCGGTTGCTGAGGTCTCTGAGCGTGCGCCGCGTGAGGGCAGGAATGACCGTGGCGGGCGTGGTGGACGCGATCGTGGCGGGAATCGTGGGCGTGGGGATCGCGGGGGGCAGCAGGCTCCTCCGCGTGTACCGCGTGGGTTTGCGCCTTCACTGAGCTTGTACAAGGTGGACGGCAGCGCGGATGAGGCTCCGGAGTACCAGGAGCAGGTTCCGGCTCCTTATGGGTTTGAGGCTGAGGTTGAGGCTCCGATTGAGCCGATCATTCTGCCGGGTGAATCGCTGCGGAAGTACCGCACGGATCTGCCGGAGGAGAAGCCGATTGAGGCTGCCGCTCCTGCTGCTGCCGAGGATTTTGCGCTGAAGGGCGCATGGGACGGCGGGCTGGTGCTGCCGGGTGAGACGATTCGGCCTCGTGGGCCTGGAGCTGACTCTGGTTCTTCGAGCTCCGGGCGAAGTGAAGGGCGTGGGCGGGATGATCGTGGCTCGCGCGACTCGCGTGGCGGTGATCGTGGGCGTGGTGGAGATCGTGGACGCGGCGGCCGGGATGATCGTGGCGGGCGTGATCGTGGACCGCGTGAGGATCGTCCGCGTGAGGATCGTGGGCCTCGGGCTGAGTACGCGGCTCCTGTGGCTGCTCCGGTGCCGTTTGTGGCTCCGGCGGTTGAGGCTGAGCCTTTGACTGCGAGCCATGGCGTAGAGGTTGAGCAGGCTCCGTTTGAGTCCGGCCAGGGCCATGTGGTGCCGGTGGAGGTTGCGCAGGCCGAATCAGTTGAGCAGATTCACAGCACCTTTGTGCCGCCGCCGCCGATGCCGGAGCAGGTTGAAGTTGCTGCCGAGCCGGAGTTTGTGGAGCATGTGCAGGAGTTTGAGCCCACCGAGGGTTCGGCTTCGTTCCGGGTCGATCCGGTGCCGCCGAGCGAGTATCGCCAGAGTGCTCCGGTTGAGACGCCTGAGTTCAGCGACGCTGCCGAAGAGCACATTACGCCTACGCATGAGGCTGCTCACGAGGCTCATGAGCAGGTGATCGAGCATGAGGTGATGGAGCACGAGGAGATTGCTCCCGAGGTTGTGGAGCATGATGTGACTTCGATCTCGGCTACGGGCGAGATGCACTCCGAGGCTCCGACCGAGGCGGCGCATGAGCTTCCGGCGATGGAGATTGCGGAGCCGACGGCACCGATCGCGCACGAGGGTGCGGTGGTCGAGCAGAAGCAGGTTGCGGCGCACTTCCAGCCGGGCGACGGACATCTTGAGGAAGAGGAGATGTTCGACGAGGAGGAGGAGGTTCTGCCTTCGCTTCATGCGCAGAGCGGCGAGAGCTTCCAACATTCCGACCACTCGGATCACTCCGAGCAGGAGACGCTGGAGGGTGTGGCTGACCTGGGGACGATGCTGCGGGAGATGTCGATCGACCAGATCACGCGCACGGAGCCGACCGAAGGTATCGATGAGGATGACCTGGAAGAAGACTTCCTGGAAGAGGATCAGGACTATGATTCCGCCTCCGGTGAGGGTGAGTTCGAGGAGGAAGAAGGCGGCGAAGAGGGTCTGAGCGACGAGGGCCTGGAAGGGATTGAGGACGCCGAGTACGGCAAGGGCTTTGAGGGCGCGCATGTGCAGGAGGGCGGCGAGGCTGCTGCTCCGGTTCGTACGGATGCGAATGTGAGCCGTGAGCCGAGGCGCGATCGGGATGACCGTGGCCGCCGGGATGGACGCAGGGGCGATCGTGGACGTCGGGATCGTGGGTCTGATCGCGGCTCGGATCGTGGCGGTGACCGTAACTCTGAGCGTGGGTCGTTTACTTCGCCGGGTGCGGGTTCTGATCGGCCGGAGCGTTCTAGCTCCGATCGTGGCGGATCGCGTGATTCGCGTGGCGGACGTGGTTCGAGGCAGTCGATGCAGAGCACGAACCTGCCGGCGATCTCTGAGCTGCTGAAGCCGGGCCAGGAGATTCTGTGCCAGATTGCGAAGGAGCCGATCGCCAAGAAGGGCGCGCGGATCACGTCGCACATTGCGCTGCCGGGGCGGTTCCTGGTGTTCATGCCTACCGTCAATCACACGGGTGTCTCGCGGAAGATTGAGAGCGATGGCGAACGTCGTCGTCTGAAGGAGATTCTGCTGAGCGAGAAGGGCGAGGCTTCGGGCGGTTTCATCGTTCGGACTGCTGCTTCAGGTGCTAGCGAAGAGGAGCTTCGGAGCGATCTGCGCTTCCTGTTGAACCTCTGGGCGGATATCAAGGCGCGGTCTGAGTCGTCGAAGTCTCCGGCGTTGATCTATCACGATCTCAACCTCGTCGAGCGCGTACTGCGCGACCAGGTGACGGATACCTTCTCTGCGATCTGGGTCGATACGGAGACCGAGTATGAGCGGGTGCTGCGCTTCCTGCAGAGGTTCCAGCCGAGCCTGATCCGGCGTGTGAAGCTCTACACGAAGGAGACGCCGCTGTTCGAGCAGTTTGGCATCACAGAAGAGATCAACAAGGCTCTGCGGAGCAAGGTGTGGCTGAAGTCGGGTGGATCGATTGTGATCAACCAGACCGAGGCGCTGGTGGCCATCGACATCAACACCGGCAAGTTTGTGGGTAAGACGGCGCGGCTTGAGGACACAATCGTCAAGACGAACCTGGACGCGATCCCTGAGATCGTGCGGCAGATCCGGCTGCGCGACCTGGGCGGGATTATCATCATCGACTTCATCGATATGGATGAGCGGAAGAACCGGAACAAGGTGATGGCAGCGCTCGAAGAAGAGCTGAAGAGCGATCGTGCGCCGAGCAAGGTTCTGCAGTTCAACGACTTTGGCCTGGTGGCGATTACGCGTAAGCGCGTGAAGCAGTCGCTGGAGCGGACGCTCTCGACGACGTGCGGTGTGTGTGCGGGTACCGGGATGGTGAAGTCGCCGGTGACGGTGTGCAACGACATCTATGTCGAGATGCGGAAGATGCATAAGCATCTGGATCGCGGCGATGTGATGTTGCGCGTGCATCCGGAGGTCGTGAAGCAGTTGAAGTCCGGGACGTCTCGCTGGCTGCAGGAGATGGAAGAGATGTGCGGGAAGACGATTCTGGTGAAGAGCGATCCCAGCTTGCATCCGGAGCAGTTTGATATCCACTAAAAACAGGGACCAGGGCCTAGTGACTAGGGCCTAGAAAACAAGGGCGGGATCCGGGTTGGTTTGTGACCTGGGTCCCGTCTTTCATTTTGGTGAAGGATTTCAGCGGGAATTGGTGCAGACTTGGGGGAGGCCCCGGGTCCAGTAATCGTTGGATGGGTTTTGTGCGTCCAACCACAACAAGAGTCCACCAGCCGGGTTAGAACGTCTGAAGAACCAGGCAATACTCAAGGGAGTCCTCACCATGCTTAACGATTCACTGATCCTTCGTCCCTCCGCCTTTGTGTGCCGCACCGCAGCGATCGCTGCTTTGGCGTGCGCCTCGACGCTGGGCTTTGCACAGCAGTCCGTTTCCGATGTCGATACGACCAAGGCTGCGACCGCTCCGGTTGTTCTGCCGGCCGTTCACCCGATGGACTTCTCCGGGCTGGATGGCGTGTCGTACAGCTCCAGCACAGAGCCGGTTGGCGGTGTGGATGTGGCTGAGACGGCTACGCTCGATATCAAGGGGCTGGATGCACTGCAGCCACCGCCGCGGCGCCGGTATGGGAACCGCCGGTATAACGACAGCTCGCATAATCCGGATGGATCGAACAAATATGCGTTTATCGCGGGTGTGGGCGTAACTATTCCTGCTGGAAATTTGCACAAGTATGACACGGAGTCCTGGGGTTTCCAGGTGGGTGGCGGACGCAACTTCAACAAGCATTTCTCAGTGCTTGCACAGTTTGACTACGATCACTTTGGTCTGCAGGGAACGACGTTGACGAACCAGAACACCCTGTACGGCACGGCTGGAGACGGTCTGGATGGCAACAGCCATATCTGGTCGTTCACGGTCAATCCGACCTACAACATTGCGGTGAGGGAGACTCTGGGCGCTTATGTCGTGGGCGGCGTGGGCTTCTATCACAAGGTGACGAACTTCACGCTGCCGGAGACGGGCGAGTATTTCGATCCCTATTACGGACCTGTCGAGTACACGGCGAACGAGGTGATCGATCACTACACCTCGAATGCACCGGGTTTCAATGGCGGTTTCGGGTTGACGTACAAGCCATCTCGCTTTGCTGGGGAGCGCTTCTATGCTGAAGCCCGTTATGTGTATATGATCAACTCGCAAAAGCAGGGGATTACCGTTGCGAATGCGAACTCGGCGTTCGGTGCGGCCTATACCGGATCGAATTTTTACCCTGCAAACAGCAACCGGACGAGCTACATTCCTATCAAGGTTGGCGTTCGGTTCTAACCTGGATCGTGCTTCAAACAGGATGGCCCGGCTCTTTGAGCCGGGCCATCTGTTTGTGTGGAGCGACTTCGAAACCTCACACAGCGGCTATCTGAAATCCGGCCTGTTGCGCGGCCGAGAGAAGCTGGGCATCTGCTGAGATGAAGATGCAAGTCTGGGGATTCCCTGAACACCAAGTCCACGCAGCGGCGAGTTGAAGTGCGTCGGCGGCTTTCAATGGGTAGCTTGTCAGAAAGGTCTCTGCCTGGGCCCGGAGTGCTTCACTTGGTTGGAGTTCTCGCCAACTGCGCCGAAGCTTCTCAAGTCTTGCGCCAGCCTCCGCATGTTCAATGGCTGTCACCTGCTTCATCCTCAGGAGTCTCTCGAAAGAGCTGCGCATTTCGACCGGTGTAGCCCACCACACCGCAATGTCGTGTTGAACGAGAAGCTGATGAACGCTCGAGCTTGGTTGTTGCTTGAGGCACAAAGGGACCAGGGCGCTTGTATCCCAGAACGCATGTTTCACCGGTCTCCCCGGCTTTCAATGGCAGCTTCAACTGCGGTCTCTTGTGAGACATTGCCTGCGGGCATGGAAAAGAACTGATCCCAGTCCATCGCCTCTTCCGGCATCTTCAGGGCACCGGAGGCGACGAGTTCAACTTCGTGATCCCATTCAGCGCCCTGCCGGAAGGGCAGAATTCGTGCCACGGGAACGCTACGATCCCGGATCACAATCTCCTCGCCGTTCTTCACGTATTGGAGATAGCTACTTAACTGGTTTTTCAGTTCGCCAATGTTCACTGTTCTCATAGGCTAAGAATACGCTCACATGGCTAAGTTAGCTATGACGATCTGCCTGAAGTTTAGATGCCGACGGGGTAGGGCTTCTCGTGCGTCTCGCCCTGGGAGCGGGGGCCTAGCCAGTCGAAGCGTCCCTGCAGGAGGCTGAGGAGGCCGGTGTACCAGTAGCCGAAGACGAACAGGACCAGGAAGGGGACTGTGAAGTAGTTCTCGCTGGTGATGGCGTACCAGATGGTGAAGGCGAAGTAACAGCCGATGAGGAGCTCGATCCAGGGGACGATGCCGAGGCGTTTGCGGTACTTGTGGGCCTGGGATTTTTCACCCTTCTTGCGGATGCCGGCCTTAGGGGTTCGGGCGAAGGCGCTCTGGACGCCGAAGAGGGCTTCGAGGACGGCCTTGGTGTTGGTGATCGTCAGGCCTACGCCGAGACCCATCAGGCAGGGCAGGTAGAGGAAGGTGCGGGTCCAGCGGCGGGGAAAGAGTTCCTTCTGGCTGACGAGATAAAAGGACGAGACGGACATGGTGCTGGCCATGAAGAGGGGGAAGTCGATCAGCATCATCTGGACCCAGCCCTGGTAGCTGCGGATGATCATGGCGGGCATGAGCAGGGTGCTGAGGACGATCATCAGCGGGTAGCTGAGGTTGGCGGTGAGGTGGTACCAGGCCTCCAGCTTGGTGTGGAAGGGGGCGTCCGACTTCATGACGCGGGGGAGGATCTTTTTGCCGGTCTGGATGAGGCCCTTGGCCCAGCGGGCTTGCTGGGTTTTGAAGGCGGTCATCTCGATGGGGAGCTCGGCAGGGCACTCGACGTCCTGGAGGTATTTGAACTTCCAGCCGATCATCTGGGCGCGGTAGGAGAGGTCTGTGTCTTCTGTGAGGGTGTCGTGCTGCCAGCCACCGGCCTCTGCGATGACCTTGGTGCGCCACATGCCGGCGGTGCCGTTGAAGTTGAAGAAGACTCCGGCGCGGCTGCGGCCGCCGTGCTCCAGGACGAAGTGGCCGTCAAGGAGGATGGCTTCGACCTGGGTGAGGAAGGAGTAGTTGCGGTTGAGGTGGGTCCAACGGGTCTGGACCATGCCGATTTCGGGCTCGGCGAAGTGGTGGATGACCTGCATGACCCACATGGGCGGGGGGACGAAGTCTGCGTCGAAGATGGCGACGAACTCGCCGCGTGCGGTGCGGAGGCCTTCGTCGAGCGCGCCGGCCTTGAAGCCGTAGCGGTTGGTGCGGTGGACGTAGAAGATGGGCTGCGGGGGCATGCCTTCGAAGCCGGCGGCGTAGCGCTCGACGATCTCACGGGCGACCTCTACGGTCTCGTCGGTGGAGTCGTCGAGGAGCTGGATCTCGAAGCGGTCGCGGGGGTAATCGAGCTTGCAGCAGGCCTGGATGAGGCGCTCGATGACGAACTGCTCGTTGTAGCTGGGGAGCTGGATGGTGACGAAGGGGAGATTGGCCTCGTCGAAGCGGGCTACTGGCTCGCGCCATTTGGCGGCGTTCTTCTTGTTCTTGAAGTAGAGCCAGACGAGCTGATAGCGGTGGATGCCGTAGAACGCCAGGATGATCATGACGAAGAAGTACGGGATCAGGAGGCAGAGATCGAAGGTGTTGAGGCGGTAGAGGTGGTCGAAGGTGCGGTCTGTGTAGTGGTGCTTGATGTACTGGCTCAGGCCCTTGGGGGCTACGAGAAAGGCGAGCAGCGCTCCGAGAGGGTTGGGGGTCAGGATCAGGGTGGGGCTCCGGTAGTAGATTCCTGATGATTTTACGTGATGAGAGGAGGGGAAAAGCGAACCACGGAGGGCACAGAGGGAAATGCGAGGGCGCGGAGGGACAGGGCTAGGTGAGGAAGAGGGTGTGGTAGGGGGTGTCGCGCTGGACGGGGCGGAAGCCGGCGTCGCGGATGAGGCGGCGGAGCTCTTCTTCGGTGGCTCCTAAGCCGGTGGCGGACATGACGGAGCCGGCGTCGTTTGAGCCGAAGCGGAGGGCCATCTGGAGGACCTTGAGGCCGTGGGCGGAGGCTTCGGTCTGGATGTTTTCGATGTTGTCCAGGACCATGCGGGCGATGGCGAGGGTCTTGAGGGACTCGACGCTGGTGGGCTCTTCCAGGCCCTGCTGGCGCTGCTGCGGGGTAGGGAGGTGCGCGGCGAGGGAGAAGCTGGAGAAGCCGCCGGTCTCGGCCTGGAGGGTGCGGAGGGCTTCGAGATGGGCTACGCGCTGCTCTGAGGTCTCACCGAAGCCGAAGAGCATGGAGGCAGAGGAGCGCAGGCCTAGCTGGTGGGCGGTGCGGTGGAAGTTGAGCCATTCGGCGGATTCGCAGAGTGGGGATTTGAGGATCTCGCGGGCTTCGTCGTCCAGGATGGCGGCGTCTTCTCCGGTGATGGAGTCGAGGCCGGCGTCCTTGAGGCGGGTGAGTAGGAGCGGGAGGTCGGAGGCCTCGGGGAGGGTGAGGAGTTTGGTGGCGTCGAGGCCGTGGAGCCAGAGGTGCGGATGGTGCTGGCGGAGGGCGGTGAGGAGGTATTCGAGGGTTTCGAGCGGGAGGCCGAGGGGGGAGGCGTCGATGAGGGTGAGACCGGTGGCTCCGGTGTCGGCGGCCTGGCGGGCCTGGTTCAGGAGCGCAGGCAGGAGGTCTTCTGTTGGCTTGAGCTCGATGCGGCGGTCGATGAGGTAGGAGACGACGCCTTCAGGGTGGAGGGTGCGGCGGACTGCGTCGGCCTCCATGCCGATGCCGATGAGGTCGTCTGAGCGGAAGCAGTCGAGAGCCTGTGCTGCGGTGATTCCCATAGGTTCCAGTTTACGCCGTCAAGGTGCGTGAGGCGCGTCGAGTGAGGTAGACGGCGAGGATCGTGGCGAGGAGCAGGGTGGTGACGATGGTCTGGGACCAGAGGCAGTAGATACACCACTTCTGGATGACGTAGGCCTCCAGATAGCTGAGGAAGGAGGCGCTGGCGAAGCCGATCTCGGCCAGGATGAGGACGAGCGAGAAGCGGCCCAGCAGCGCGAGGATCAGCATGAGAGAGTAACCCGCGATGCCGATGGTGGCGACGGGGATGTGGAGCTTGGTGCTGGCGGGGTCCTCGTCAAAGGCGCGGGGCGGGAAGACGGCGAAGCGCGAGTGATTGACGGTGCCGCAGTCGAACTTTTCCGTGACGGCGCAGGGCGGGGCGAGGCTCGGGTCCATGTTGTGGACGCGAAGGGCGAGGACGCTGACGTAAAGCCCGGCAAGGGCGAGGGCGGCGATCAGGAAGCGCAGGATGCGAGGAGCCATGAGGTTATTTTACTTTCGGTTCGGCTTTGGGCCTGATTGGAGGCTTGGCGACGGCTTTGGCCGCGGTGCGTTTGCGGGTGTGGGTGCGTTCGGCTTTTTCGGCCTTGAGGTTTAGACGCTTCTCCATGACTTTGATTGCTTCAGGGCTTTGATCGATGAGGAGGAAGCTGCGGTCGTTGCGCTGGGCGGCCTCTCCGGTGGTGCCGCTGCCGGCGAAGAAGTCGAGCACGCGGTCGCCGGGGCGGGAGTGGACGCGGACGATGCGCTCCAGCATGTTGACGGGCTTCTGGGTGGCGTAGCCGGTCTTTTCCTTGCCCGTTGGGCTGACGATGGTGTGCCACCAGACGTCGGTGGGGGTCTTGCCGCGGGCGGTCTTGGCTGCGCCGACCAGGCGGGGGGCCATGTAGGGGATGCGGTCGGTGGCGTTGAGGTCGAAGGTGAAGCGTTTGGGATCGCGGGTGTACCAGAGGAGGTTGTCGTGTTTGGCGGGCCAGCGTTTGCTGGTGCGTGCGCCATAGTCGTAGGCCCAGATGATCTCGTTCTGGAAGCAGGGGCGGCCGAAGACCTCGTCCAGCATGACCTTGCAGTAGTGGACCTCGCGTGGGTCTACGTGGAGGAAGAGCGAGCCGGTGGGGGTGAGGATGCGGCGGGCTTCAATCATGCGCGGGCGGAGGAAGCCGATGTAGTCGTCGAAGCTGTCGAGGTAGCCGGCTAGGCCGTCGTCGAGGATCTC is a window of Granulicella tundricola MP5ACTX9 DNA encoding:
- a CDS encoding Rne/Rng family ribonuclease; this encodes MSKEIYISSTPHETRLAIVENDELAEIYYERENEYTLAGSIYNGKVTRVLPGMQSSFVDIGLERDAFLYITDFMEEAGDSADFEANANGADKAPRGDRNGGGNDRGRDRGPRQDRGDRSDQARLPERSAEPTDADLFTEAVSGLDPARPVAPRNGNGAGSELERSDRGDRGSRRGGRNRRDRGAFNSDGTPRRDRGESGNRADAGNRTDRPAQSFVAPVETPVEATPAAGNDELGEGAPGADGSRRWRGRRGRRGNRGPGREGQATQGAEAPAGEEFIVAAPGFEDSVEPAFDGGYDMGASAAEAEAPVAEVSERAPREGRNDRGGRGGRDRGGNRGRGDRGGQQAPPRVPRGFAPSLSLYKVDGSADEAPEYQEQVPAPYGFEAEVEAPIEPIILPGESLRKYRTDLPEEKPIEAAAPAAAEDFALKGAWDGGLVLPGETIRPRGPGADSGSSSSGRSEGRGRDDRGSRDSRGGDRGRGGDRGRGGRDDRGGRDRGPREDRPREDRGPRAEYAAPVAAPVPFVAPAVEAEPLTASHGVEVEQAPFESGQGHVVPVEVAQAESVEQIHSTFVPPPPMPEQVEVAAEPEFVEHVQEFEPTEGSASFRVDPVPPSEYRQSAPVETPEFSDAAEEHITPTHEAAHEAHEQVIEHEVMEHEEIAPEVVEHDVTSISATGEMHSEAPTEAAHELPAMEIAEPTAPIAHEGAVVEQKQVAAHFQPGDGHLEEEEMFDEEEEVLPSLHAQSGESFQHSDHSDHSEQETLEGVADLGTMLREMSIDQITRTEPTEGIDEDDLEEDFLEEDQDYDSASGEGEFEEEEGGEEGLSDEGLEGIEDAEYGKGFEGAHVQEGGEAAAPVRTDANVSREPRRDRDDRGRRDGRRGDRGRRDRGSDRGSDRGGDRNSERGSFTSPGAGSDRPERSSSDRGGSRDSRGGRGSRQSMQSTNLPAISELLKPGQEILCQIAKEPIAKKGARITSHIALPGRFLVFMPTVNHTGVSRKIESDGERRRLKEILLSEKGEASGGFIVRTAASGASEEELRSDLRFLLNLWADIKARSESSKSPALIYHDLNLVERVLRDQVTDTFSAIWVDTETEYERVLRFLQRFQPSLIRRVKLYTKETPLFEQFGITEEINKALRSKVWLKSGGSIVINQTEALVAIDINTGKFVGKTARLEDTIVKTNLDAIPEIVRQIRLRDLGGIIIIDFIDMDERKNRNKVMAALEEELKSDRAPSKVLQFNDFGLVAITRKRVKQSLERTLSTTCGVCAGTGMVKSPVTVCNDIYVEMRKMHKHLDRGDVMLRVHPEVVKQLKSGTSRWLQEMEEMCGKTILVKSDPSLHPEQFDIH
- a CDS encoding outer membrane beta-barrel protein, whose product is MLNDSLILRPSAFVCRTAAIAALACASTLGFAQQSVSDVDTTKAATAPVVLPAVHPMDFSGLDGVSYSSSTEPVGGVDVAETATLDIKGLDALQPPPRRRYGNRRYNDSSHNPDGSNKYAFIAGVGVTIPAGNLHKYDTESWGFQVGGGRNFNKHFSVLAQFDYDHFGLQGTTLTNQNTLYGTAGDGLDGNSHIWSFTVNPTYNIAVRETLGAYVVGGVGFYHKVTNFTLPETGEYFDPYYGPVEYTANEVIDHYTSNAPGFNGGFGLTYKPSRFAGERFYAEARYVYMINSQKQGITVANANSAFGAAYTGSNFYPANSNRTSYIPIKVGVRF
- a CDS encoding type II toxin-antitoxin system Phd/YefM family antitoxin codes for the protein MRTVNIGELKNQLSSYLQYVKNGEEIVIRDRSVPVARILPFRQGAEWDHEVELVASGALKMPEEAMDWDQFFSMPAGNVSQETAVEAAIESRGDR
- a CDS encoding cellulose synthase family protein, with the translated sequence MIILAFYGIHRYQLVWLYFKNKKNAAKWREPVARFDEANLPFVTIQLPSYNEQFVIERLIQACCKLDYPRDRFEIQLLDDSTDETVEVAREIVERYAAGFEGMPPQPIFYVHRTNRYGFKAGALDEGLRTARGEFVAIFDADFVPPPMWVMQVIHHFAEPEIGMVQTRWTHLNRNYSFLTQVEAILLDGHFVLEHGGRSRAGVFFNFNGTAGMWRTKVIAEAGGWQHDTLTEDTDLSYRAQMIGWKFKYLQDVECPAELPIEMTAFKTQQARWAKGLIQTGKKILPRVMKSDAPFHTKLEAWYHLTANLSYPLMIVLSTLLMPAMIIRSYQGWVQMMLIDFPLFMASTMSVSSFYLVSQKELFPRRWTRTFLYLPCLMGLGVGLTITNTKAVLEALFGVQSAFARTPKAGIRKKGEKSQAHKYRKRLGIVPWIELLIGCYFAFTIWYAITSENYFTVPFLVLFVFGYWYTGLLSLLQGRFDWLGPRSQGETHEKPYPVGI
- a CDS encoding radical SAM protein, which produces MGITAAQALDCFRSDDLIGIGMEADAVRRTLHPEGVVSYLIDRRIELKPTEDLLPALLNQARQAADTGATGLTLIDASPLGLPLETLEYLLTALRQHHPHLWLHGLDATKLLTLPEASDLPLLLTRLKDAGLDSITGEDAAILDDEAREILKSPLCESAEWLNFHRTAHQLGLRSSASMLFGFGETSEQRVAHLEALRTLQAETGGFSSFSLAAHLPTPQQRQQGLEEPTSVESLKTLAIARMVLDNIENIQTEASAHGLKVLQMALRFGSNDAGSVMSATGLGATEEELRRLIRDAGFRPVQRDTPYHTLFLT
- a CDS encoding vitamin K epoxide reductase family protein gives rise to the protein MAPRILRFLIAALALAGLYVSVLALRVHNMDPSLAPPCAVTEKFDCGTVNHSRFAVFPPRAFDEDPASTKLHIPVATIGIAGYSLMLILALLGRFSLVLILAEIGFASASFLSYLEAYVIQKWCIYCLWSQTIVTTLLLATILAVYLTRRASRTLTA
- a CDS encoding DNA-methyltransferase, whose translation is MNRIVLGENLAVLKTLPAHSADLIYIDPPFNTGKTQFRRRMKTVTDAEGDRTGFGGRRFRTEILDDGLAGYLDSFDDYIGFLRPRMIEARRILTPTGSLFLHVDPREVHYCKVMLDEVFGRPCFQNEIIWAYDYGARTSKRWPAKHDNLLWYTRDPKRFTFDLNATDRIPYMAPRLVGAAKTARGKTPTDVWWHTIVSPTGKEKTGYATQKPVNMLERIVRVHSRPGDRVLDFFAGSGTTGEAAQRNDRSFLLIDQSPEAIKVMEKRLNLKAEKAERTHTRKRTAAKAVAKPPIRPKAEPKVK